The sequence CGGAAAAAGAGTCCTTGATGGTTGCCGCGCTCACCAACACTTCCAGAAGATTGCCTTCCTTTGTATATCTTCGGGTTTCAAAACCGAGAGACTGACCGTTACGAAACAGATCAGCAATTTTCTCTTTGGTTATCTGCTGTTGATCGTTGGGGACAAAAGGGATTGGTCGTCCTTTAAGTTCATCGAATTGCCAGCCAAAGACCCGGGTGAAGGCGGGGTTTAGATATGTTGGGCAGCCTTCGTGATTATAGACGATCATCGGATCCGGGTTGGCTTCCAGGATGCCCCGTAGCTGGCTCTCACTATCTTTAAGTGTCTGTGCAGCCTTTTTGCGGTCGCTGATATCAGTAGCCGTTACGATGGCCAGATCATCGCCACCGTCATCATGCGACAGTGGTGCGTACTTGATAAGGCAGTCGAAAACCGTGCCGTCCTTTCGTTGCCAGCGGGTTTCAATGGGAGAGAAACTCTCCGGTCCTGGTTCTATGGCCTTTTTCAATTTCCGGCCAACCACTCTCGCCTCGTCCATGTCGGCATAGAGGACCGTAATATCTTGCCCTTCCAGCTCTTCATCTTCGTAGCCCAGCATGCGGGTCATGGTCCGGTTATGCCATCCTAATTTTCGTTGGTTGCGAAGCAGACCGATTCCCACCGGCGAAGCATCCAGAATAGCATGCCGCAGCTTCTCGGAACTGGACAGGGCAGAGGTGCGCTTGGCAACCAGGTGACGGAGCCGGGTATTCCAGGCCCAAAAAAGCATTAAGACCAATAGCAGCAGAATAGCTATAGTTATTACATGAGGTAAATACCGCTGCCAAGGATAGGCAGGAGAAGTGACCTTGACTCCCAGCCACTTGCGAGCAATTTTGTCTAAGATACCCTTTTCCCTGGCGTTGGAGATGCCTTTGTTGATGATACTGAGCAGCACTCGGTCGCCATCATTGACTCCCATACAGTTTTGCCCGACATAAAGGGGTTCCCCAATTTTTTTAATCTTCTCGGCAAGTGAATGTTGATAAATATGATAATAGACAATCGGCTCATCACCGATGAGGACATCTGCTTGGCCGGAAACCACTAGATCGGTAGCTTCCTTAAAGTTCTTGGTATAGATATAACGGCACTTGATCCCCTTACTTTCAAGATATTCCTGAGCGTAATCCCCGGCTTGCATAGCAATAGTTTTTCCCTGTAAGCTTGTCAGACCATTGATATCCGTGCGCTCGGCAACCACAAAGATTGAGGCCGGTACTTCAAACATGACGGTGGTGAAATCAAAACTGAGATCGCGCTGGTCACTGTAAAAAAAACTGGTGAGGACATCCGCTTCCCCAAACAGAATGAGTTTCTGCGCTTCTTTAAAATCAGCATCCACAAAGCGGGCTTTGAATCCGAATTCAGTCGCTATCCACCGTGCCAGTTCGATACACATACCGGTACGCTCGCCTTTTCCGGAAATGAACTCAAAAGGGGGATAATGAGTTTGACTGACGAAAGTGATCGTTTTGGTTTCGTCGAGGTAGTGTCGTTCAGCCGAGGTTAGCCGCTGGGCGGTTGCGATGCTTACCCAGGCAAGAAATAAGCAGATGACTAGCAGTGTTAACCATTTTTTCCTGGTCGCAAAATAAGCTGTAATAGTTTTCATGATATTTCCCCCTTTTTATCTTTTTTCTTCTGGTAACTTTTTACCTTTTTCCTTTTGTTCACGACAGAACGACGGGGCTTCACAGCGATTTTCGATAAAATAACCCTTCGTACAAAAAAGAGGAAGATATTGTTTCACAGTCGGCTTCGGTAACACCGGCTTGTCGCATGGTTGGCCGCCAGTTGTTTTTAATTGTTTCAATCATGTTGTTGAACAGCTCTGCCGCGTCTTCCCTGGACAGCAGAAAACGTCCATGCCGGCTCATCAGATTTTCTCGATTGGCATAACGGCCCTGGGTGCCGCAAGACATCGCAAGGTTACGTCTTTCTACCGAAATCAAGGGAGTTGGGGTCAGGTCAAATGCGGGACTTAATCTCCAGTGTTGATCCTTTGCCAACACTGCATGGTTGCGTGGGTGGTCGTCCAGGTTGGACACTGCCGCATTGAAACACATTCTAAGAAACAGCTCGCGAAGATCAGCTTCCGGTTTATTGCTCACCCGCCTGATTTCATCTGCCAAAAGTACATAAGACCAGTCTTGCCGAGAGAACACGGAATCATCACTTCGCAAAAGAGTCAGCGCACTGACCATGCGATAGCGATGGTAGCTGTTCTCGGATCGTTCACGGTCGAAACGACGTACCAGCAGGACATCCCGCCCGCCGACATTGGCAATATCGCTTTCAGCCACAGTAAGACCGCAGGCTTTCGCAAGTTTCAACATTCCATGCTCGACTTTGGGGTGGTTCCAACGGTCGTCAAGCGTGCCAAACTTGGCAATCCACAAGCCCTGTCCATGCTCGACTACGGCTTTTGGCCTGGCTCCTCCCAGTGAGGTTCCGTATTGCAAAAGTCCTTCAACTTGCCTGGCGGTTGATCCCTCAATATTTGGTTCGCCGCGAACTATGGCATCGGCTACGGTTTGAATGGACTCTAAATCAAGGATACGGTTATATCGGTGTGTTTTTGGCTGAGATTGAACGTTTAGTCCAAACCCCAGTGCGCCGGCATGGTCGTCCGGGGCGGACATGAGATAATCAAATTCTTCGAGATTGGTGTGGCCTATATTTCGTTCAATGACACACCTTCCCCAGTAATCAGGCATGGAATCGCGTATTGCACCAAAAAATCCCTCCATCCGTGCAGTTTCATATTCCCTGCTGTGCAGGTGCAGCTCTACCGGGTCAAGTTCAACTGCATCCCCGCGTTCAAGATACTTGCGCCCATAAATGAAGCGACCAACCGGTTCACCATCCCGATTTGG is a genomic window of Pseudomonadota bacterium containing:
- a CDS encoding transporter substrate-binding domain-containing protein yields the protein MKTITAYFATRKKWLTLLVICLFLAWVSIATAQRLTSAERHYLDETKTITFVSQTHYPPFEFISGKGERTGMCIELARWIATEFGFKARFVDADFKEAQKLILFGEADVLTSFFYSDQRDLSFDFTTVMFEVPASIFVVAERTDINGLTSLQGKTIAMQAGDYAQEYLESKGIKCRYIYTKNFKEATDLVVSGQADVLIGDEPIVYYHIYQHSLAEKIKKIGEPLYVGQNCMGVNDGDRVLLSIINKGISNAREKGILDKIARKWLGVKVTSPAYPWQRYLPHVITIAILLLLVLMLFWAWNTRLRHLVAKRTSALSSSEKLRHAILDASPVGIGLLRNQRKLGWHNRTMTRMLGYEDEELEGQDITVLYADMDEARVVGRKLKKAIEPGPESFSPIETRWQRKDGTVFDCLIKYAPLSHDDGGDDLAIVTATDISDRKKAAQTLKDSESQLRGILEANPDPMIVYNHEGCPTYLNPAFTRVFGWQFDELKGRPIPFVPNDQQQITKEKIADLFRNGQSLGFETRRYTKEGNLLEVLVSAATIKDSFSGQVNGVVVNITDLSTTRQLEKRLRQSEKMEVIGTLAGGIAHDFNNILTAIIGYSELGQQKAEHGQATVKEHERVMVAAEKAANLVKQLLTFSRRAEPERKLLDFRQVVEEAVTMIKRVIPKMVSIHLSFAEELNTITADANQINQIIFNLCTNASDAMPQGGEIHLEVKNVQVDHEQCAACGKLFSGKFVQLQVTDSGQGMDEDTLKNIFDPFFTTKEVGKGTGLGMSTVFGIMEAHNGHITCRSQIHQGTTFRLFFPLSSAAETPPEKIMVAEKDIWEGNETILVVDDEEFLREIASGSLIQFGYKPILAASGEEALETYRHQRAAISLVVLDISMPGMGGFKCLTALRELNPEVKVVMASGYFSDKLQKDPLRMGARDYLNKPYTATQLAQKIRTVLDDFS
- a CDS encoding HipA domain-containing protein, producing the protein MTSERECYVYIVLPGTTNFVTAGRFNVSPNRDGEPVGRFIYGRKYLERGDAVELDPVELHLHSREYETARMEGFFGAIRDSMPDYWGRCVIERNIGHTNLEEFDYLMSAPDDHAGALGFGLNVQSQPKTHRYNRILDLESIQTVADAIVRGEPNIEGSTARQVEGLLQYGTSLGGARPKAVVEHGQGLWIAKFGTLDDRWNHPKVEHGMLKLAKACGLTVAESDIANVGGRDVLLVRRFDRERSENSYHRYRMVSALTLLRSDDSVFSRQDWSYVLLADEIRRVSNKPEADLRELFLRMCFNAAVSNLDDHPRNHAVLAKDQHWRLSPAFDLTPTPLISVERRNLAMSCGTQGRYANRENLMSRHGRFLLSREDAAELFNNMIETIKNNWRPTMRQAGVTEADCETISSSFLYEGLFYRKSL